In Gigantopelta aegis isolate Gae_Host chromosome 14, Gae_host_genome, whole genome shotgun sequence, the following proteins share a genomic window:
- the LOC121389425 gene encoding ganglioside-induced differentiation-associated protein 1-like → MDHTRFTLYYFPVSYCSQKVFIALKEKNAEFQKRNVDLLKLEQMEAWFMRINPRGEVPVLKDGEKIVLDSEDIIDYIDKEIHADIRLVPGTESEYGKQVAKFRKLLLEFSPELLTFGTMFHPELTPENTRGATLLKMDAKAFKERALRSLTNLSTLAENHPDLHQAYMAKARDTSDKLEKVQDKEKIQSNLTKLDSIFDRLEVQLRQMKIEVCDDSWLCGPEFSAADISLAVLLGRISYMGLETTFFPHERRPNVQAYWKRVLQHKNCSEVIGSYQDYALKDYNKNSNIILPVAGGVAVCGLAIGVATFLYNKRS, encoded by the exons ATGGATCACACTAGATTTACTCTTTACTATTTTCCAGTGTCTTATTGCTCACAAAAA gtaTTCATTGCACTTAAAGAGAAAAATGCAGAATTTCAGAAAAGGAATGTTGATCTGTTAAAACTGGAGCAGATGGAGGCATGGTTTATGCGAATCAATCCACGCGGAGAAGTGCCAGTACTGAAGGACGGCGAGAAGATTGTTCTGGATTCCGAAGATATTATAGATTATATTGACAAAGAAATTCATGCAg ATATAAGACTGGTGCCAGGAACAGAGTCTGAATATGGAAAGCAAGTTGCCAAGTTTCGTAAATTGCTCCTTGAATTTTCGCCTGAATTGTTAACTTTTGGAACAATGTTTCATCCTGAGTTGACGCCAGAAAACACccgaggtgccacacttttaaAAATGGATGCAAAAG CGTTTAAGGAGCGGGCGCTTCGTTCATTGACAAACCTGTCAACATTAGCTGAGAATCACCCAGACCTACATCAAGCATATATGGCCAAGGCTAGAGATACATCTGACAAGCTTGAAAAGGTTCAAGATAAGGAAAAAATACAAAGCAATTTAACGAAGCTGGATTCTATATTTGACAGGCTGGAGGTTCAGTTGCGGCAAATGAAAATAG AAGTGTGTGATGACTCGTGGCTGTGTGGTCCAGAATTCTCTGCGGCTGATATCTCGTTAGCCGTTCTTCTCGGACGAATTTCGTACATGGGACTCGAAACAACGTTCTTCCCCCACGAGAGACGGCCGAACGTCCAAGCGTATTGGAAGAGAGTGCTACAGCACAAGAACTGCTCGGAAGTAATCGGCAGTTACCAAGATTACGCGCTGAAAGACTACAATAAGAATTCAAATATCATTCTTCCGGTTGCGGGAGGTGTAGCCGTTTGTGGCTTGGCTATTGGAGTGGCTACATTTCTGTATAACAAACGTTCCTAG